From Parambassis ranga chromosome 9, fParRan2.1, whole genome shotgun sequence, the proteins below share one genomic window:
- the mccc2 gene encoding methylcrotonoyl-CoA carboxylase beta chain, mitochondrial: MLLQSVRPWLLRCRSLPLAATRTYYADEVARLGSQPDKHSPEYQENYDRMKVLVDELKTRTEKIKLGGGEKARRLHTSRGKLLPRERIDRLLDPGSPFLEFSQFAGYELYGKEEVPAGGIITGIGRVSGVECVIVANDATVKGGTYYPITVKKHLRGQEIAQQNYMPCIYLVDSGGANLPRQADVFPDRDHFGRIFYNQARLSSEGVAQIAVVMGSCTAGGAYVPAMADESIIVRKQGTIFLGGPPLVKAATGEEVSAEDLGGADLHCKKSGVTDHYALDDNHALHLARKAVRSLNYRKNIEVTTELTEAPLYPADELYGIVGENLKRNFDVREVIARIVDGSKFDEFKAFYGDTLVTGFSRIFGYPVGIIGNNGVLFSESAKKGTHFIELCCQRNIPLIFLQNITGFMVGREYEAGGIAKDGAKMVTAVACANVPKITVIIGGSYGAGNYGMCGRAYSPRFLYMWPNSRISVMGGEQAATVLATITKDQRAREGKEFTAEQEAAMKEPIVRRFEEEGSPYYSSARLWDDGIIDPADTRVVLGLSLSAALNAPTKKTRFGVFRM; encoded by the exons ATGCTGCTACAGTCCGTCAGACCGTGGTTGCTTCGTTGCAGGAGTCTACCGCTGGCCGCCACAAGAACTTACTACGCTGATGAAGTTGCTCGACTCGGGTCTCAACCTGACAAACACTCCCCTGAATATCAG GAGAATTATGATCGAATGAAAGTTCTTGTTGATGAATTGAAAACCCGGACAGAGAAGATTAAATTGG GTGGAGGAGAAAAAGCAAGAAGACTTCATACTTCTCGTGGGAAACTGTTGCCTAGAGAGCGAATAGACAGACTGCTGGATCCAGG GAGTCCTTTTTTGGAGTTTTCCCAGTTTGCTGGATACGAGCTGTATGGAAAAGAGGAGGTCCCAGCAGGTGGCATAATTACAGGGATTGGACGGGTATCAGG GGTGGAATGTGTTATTGTTGCAAATGATGCTACTGTCAAAGGCGGGACGTACTACCCAATTACAGTGAAGAAGCACCTACGTGGACAAGAAATAGCCCAACAGAACTACATGCCATGCATTTACTTGG TGGATTCTGGAGGCGCCAACTTACCAAGACAGGCAGATGTCTTTCCAGACAGAGATCACTTTGGGCGAATCTTCTACAACCAGGCCAGGCTGTCTTCAGAGGGAGTAGCGCAG ATTGCCGTTGTGATGGGGTCATGCACTGCTGGAGGAGCGTACGTACCAGCCATGGCAGATGAAAGCATCATCGTGCGGAAGCAAGGGACTATTTTCCTCGGAGGACCTCCGCTG GTCAAAGCTGCCACAGGGGAAGAAGTTTCTGCAGAAGACCTTGGTGGTGCTGATTTACACTGCAA AAAATCTGGCGTGACAGACCACTACGCCTTAGACGATAACCATGCACTCCATTTAGCAAGAAAAGCCGTTCGAAGCCTCAACTACAGAAAAAATATCGAG gtTACCACAGAGCTCACTGAAGCCCCGCTCTACCCTGCAGATGAACTCTACGGCATAGTGGGAGAGAACTTGAAACGCAACTTTGATGTCAGAGAG GTCATTGCCAGAATTGTGGATGGCAGCAAGTTCGATGAATTCAAGGCATTTTATGGAGACACACTTGTCACTG GATTTTCAAGAATATTTGGCTACCCTGTTGGAATTATTGGCAACAATGGAGTCTTGTTTTCAGAGTCTGCCAAAAAG GGGACGCATTTTATTGAATTATGCTGCCAACGCAACATTCCACTTATATTTCTCCAAAACATAACAG GTTTCATGGTGGGTAGAGAGTATGAAGCAGGAGGAATTGCCAAGGATGGAGCAAAGATGGTGACTGCAGTGGCCTGTGCCAATGTGCCCAAGATTACTGTTATCATTGGCGGCTCCTATGGTGCGGGAAACTATGGCATGTGCGGCCGAGCCTACAG CCCCCGATTCCTCTACATGTGGCCAAATTCCCGCATCTCTGTAATGGGCGGAGAGCAGGCCGCCACCGTCCTGGCCACCATCACTAAAGATCAGAGGGCACGCGAGGGAAAGGAG TTCACAGCCGAGCAAGAGGCTGCCATGAAAGAACCAATTGTGCGTCGGTTTGAAGAGGAAGGCAGCCCATACTACTCGAGTGCTAG